A region of Cellulophaga sp. RHA19 DNA encodes the following proteins:
- a CDS encoding endonuclease V — MILAFDTYYYNNKAKTVGVSFSNWLDDTVLDIKEEVIKDVPDYEPGAFYKRELPCILSLLKQYNLQDVELIIVDSYVLLDDEGKLGLGGHLYNNLDKKIPIIGVAKSSFHLNKTNSKLLLRGDSIKPLYISAIGINLDEAYELVKSMHGNYRMPTLLQILDTKTKEK, encoded by the coding sequence ATGATTTTAGCCTTTGATACTTATTACTATAACAATAAAGCAAAAACAGTTGGTGTTAGTTTTAGTAATTGGTTAGATGATACTGTTTTAGATATAAAGGAAGAAGTTATTAAAGATGTGCCAGACTATGAGCCAGGTGCATTTTATAAAAGAGAATTACCTTGTATTTTAAGTTTACTTAAACAGTATAATTTACAAGATGTGGAGTTAATAATAGTAGATAGTTATGTTTTATTAGATGATGAAGGTAAACTAGGTTTGGGAGGTCATTTATATAATAATTTAGATAAAAAAATTCCTATTATAGGTGTTGCAAAATCTAGTTTTCATTTAAATAAAACAAACAGTAAACTTCTTTTAAGAGGAGACAGTATAAAGCCACTTTATATATCTGCCATAGGTATAAATTTAGATGAGGCTTATGAGTTGGTAAAATCTATGCACGGTAATTACAGAATGCCAACCTTACTACAAATTTTAGATACCAAAACAAAAGAAAAATAA